The genomic interval AGTTGGATAAGAACAAGAAAATTATTATTGTTGGAGCTGGCTGCGCGGGGCTTACAACCGCCCACAAGCTGATGAAGGAAGGTTATACCAACTTCGAGATTCTGGAGCGAAATCCCGTTGGCGGCGGACGTATGCTCACCTATAAGGAGAACGGTTATTCTTGTGACCTAGCGGCCCAAGTCGTGCATCCCGGGTATAAGTACGCCAAGAATCTCATCCACGAGCTCGGCATGGATGACCAACTCTGCACGGTAAAATTGAGCCAAATGTTGATTGACGACGGGGAAAAACTAATCCCGACAATACCGACCGGAACCCCGGAACTTGATAAATACAACGCCGAATGGATGGCTAAAATGGGGCCTGAAAACTTCATGAGGCTGGCGGCGGACATAAAGGCGCTCTGTGATAATGAAAAGTACCACGAGGGTTCTGTAGAATGGGGCATACACTTGGACAACAAAGGAAACTTCAGGGACTATATTGTTGACAACTATGGTGAGGGTGTGCTGAAAGGATTTGTCGAGCCCGTACTGTCGGCGATTGGTCTGGTGCATCCGGAGAACACCGGCGTCATATTCGGCTCGATGATAATGTGGACCATGCTGGCTGGCGCAGCGGATGTCCTTGCCAACGGAGTAGGCAGCCTTGCCGAGGCCATTATCAAAAAGTGCGGAGATAAGGTTAAGACGGGCGTCGAGGTACAGGAGATCGTCATCAAAGACGGAAAGGCTGTTGGCGTCAAGACAAAGAGCGGATTTATGCCGGCCGACGCTGTTGTCTGTGCCGCGTCCGCAAATAAAGCCCTAAAGATTCTGCCCAACGCTCCCGAATCAATTCGCTCCGCGCTCTCAAAGGTTACTTACTGTCCGACGATAACCACGCTTCTCTTCCTCGATAGGGACAAGGCGCGGTTTCCATATGACGCCACTGGAGCACTGCTCATGCGGAGCAACGGTAACCCAATGGGTGCAATTTCGCTGTCGTCCTCCAAAACTGAACGCTGCGTCCCGCCCGGAAAAGAGTGTATCCTTATGTGCCTTTATGAGGAAGGGGCAAGGAAGCTTTGGAACGCAAGCGATGAGGAAGTGCTAAATGAGGTTATGCGTTATATGGGTCGCATCATGCCAGAAACCGTAAACGCCATAGAGGGTATTCATACTGCCAGATTTGCTGAAGGGAACTATATCATGGAACCGGGTTGCGCAACAGCGATAAAGTACATGCGCGAGAATCACTACAAGGATGTGGAGGGGTTGTATCTCTGCGGCGAGTATATGTACACCGGTTCCTACGAGTCGGCTATCGCCGCGGGAGGCCGTACCGCCCAAGTAATCATGGGGCAGTTGGAGCACATATAGCTTCGCGGCTTTTAAAAGAAACCCATATAGGCCAGCGGTCAGGCAGGTGCAAAACATTTTGAACTAAACAGCCGGCGCGGTAGAGCGACGGAACAGACAATCCCTTAGCCAAAAGCAAAAATATCAGATACCTTTTTGAGAGCATAGAAAAGGCTTAAAAACAGGTATCTTTTTATTTTGGGTGTGACAAATTTTTGTGACAAAAGTTTTTGCTGAATAGCGAAAACACCAAGGACTGAGGACAATTAGTCCGAAAGTTCATACCCTTGGTGCTATTTCGCTTTTTGTATATGGTATTTTGTTACGGAATTTACGTTACAGTCTGCTGATAACATGATCACGAATGTTTTATACACACTCAAATTCTGCGCCAGGCAGCCTCATGTATTTGGCAGCGGTAGCCAACTGCATCTCGCTGGTGCTAACTCCGATTGCAAACCCCACTGCGTCACGTAAATGGCGTTCGATGCCGGTATCGGGGTTATACCCTGCGCAGCCCCACAACTGAATACAGTCGGAAGTAATTTCACGGGCCGTATCACAGATATACGCTTTAGCAAGGGGTGCGTAAACTACTGCGTCTTTATGGTTCGTTTCAATCATTCTGGTTGCGGCGATTAAGAAAGAGCGGCTCGCTTCTATTTTGCTCTTCATAAGCGCCAGCTTGTACTGGATTGAGCCAAGAGATGCGAGTGGCTGGAAATTTGTAGTGCGATGCTTGAGATATTCTACAGTCTTGTCAAAAGCTGCTCCCATTGCCCCCATAGCAAGAGCGGCACTTGTTACTGCATTTCCTTTCCCCCTAGGTACTGCATCCACCTTTTTCCTATTAATAACAGTGCCCGTTTTGGCTCCAAATTCTTTAGGTACGCGGACGTTATTCAACTCTATCGCACCATACATCGGACTATTTCCCATTTCAGGATTGGGGGTTATTTTCAGACCAGGAGTATTCTTTGCATCCATTGCCCATCTGTGCATATCGCCGTCAACAAGCCCGGTTACCATAAGAACGTCACAGAAAGATGCACCTGATGAAAATACCTTAGTGCCATTTATTACCCACTCGTCTCCTTCGAGCCTCCCGATATCGGCGTGTTCACTATAGTTACACTGTCCCTCGGGACTATTCTCCGCATCCGCAATAATAAGTTCGCCTGAGAGAAGCGCCTCTCCCCATTTGGCGAAAGCGGCAGGTAACTCTAGCGCAAGCAGAAGTGCAAACCCGCCGTTTTCCCCAGTGTGGATAGCTAATCCTCCGTTAACTCTGGCAACCTCTTCAAGGATTATAGTTTGAGCGGTTAATCGCTGCCCATACCCGCCAAGCTCTTCCGGCACAAATATTCTGAGATAACCTTTATCCCCAAACTTCTTGATAAATTCCTTTAATAAAGGATCTGCCGTTTCTGCCTTAAATGATTCTCTGAACCTGGGATCAATGAATTCCTCACAAAATTGTCTAACATTTTTCTTTAGCAGCCACTCCTCTTCCGTATACCCGTAACCTTCCCCGCCGGTTGCTATGCCCGGCATAGCGCCATGTAAATCGGACATTACTCTCTTGCCCCTTTCTCATTCAAATTTGTAAATATGCCTTATAAAAAAATAATAATCATTAGACGTCAACATAAAGACAACAAATAGTAACAGTATTGCACACCACGGGCAGCAGTTCGCTGACACTTTTCATTGGCATTTTTTTAGATCTTGCTAATTTCTTTGATCCCATAACTGGTCAGAAGCATTAAAGACATGGGCGGTCTTGCGCTGAAGCTCATAACACCGGGATACGATGGCATGCCGAACCGGTTAGTACTACTGCCTAATGCCAAGAGAGGTATGGGTTTTTCCTGATCCAGGGTTACCGATCATGACGATGTTTTGTCTATTCTTAATAAAATCACAAGATGCAAGTTCCTGAATATATCCTTCTGAAACATGTTCTAATCTGGTAAAGTCAAATTCGTCCAAAGTCTTCACTACAGGAAATCCGGCTTTTCTGATCCTGCGAAGCTGACCGGCTTCCTGTCTTTGCCTGAGCTCAGCTTTCATCAGTTCACATAAGAATTTATCGTAGCCATCGCCTGGCGAGAGTTGCCTTATGATATTTTCGTAACCGCTGAATGTTGGGGTTCTCAGTTGTTTAGCGTAGAGTTTAATCGTCTCTTTTAAAGGATTGATACTACTCATACCACAGCACCCACACTAAGGAAGCTGTCGTATTTTTCAAACTGTGGTTTTGTTACTTTGACATCCCATCTTGAAGGCATTTTTACCGGTTGAGAAGTCGTCTACTCTGGCAATGAGGTTTCGCCCAGGATCAAATTTAAATTTAGGAAGGTTAGCCATCCTTGCACTTGCGCTCTGCGCCATGACGCCAACGGTTTGCTCTCTGCCTGTGATGTTGTTCTCCCGGTATTTTAGACACCGGCGCAGGATTTCCGCATTTAGCTCCTCGATGGTTGCTACCCGGGGGATGGGAACAAGGATATTGCGTCTTCCCCAGCCGACCAGCCCCTCAACGAGCCCTTTTTCATGTCCGGCTGCGATGTTGCAAAATTCTGCTTTGAAAGCATAGTGAGCGGCTAGAGCAGCATACCTGTACTGTATTCCGGCATGGAAGCCAAAGCCTTCTTTTACTGCTACTTTGGCATTGTCAAAGATCACTTTGCGAGGATCCCCGCCAAAATACTCCAATCCACAGACTTGTCCTTCAAGGAAGCTTTCTTCGTTTTGCCGGTAAAATTCTTGGCAATAGATATCTGAACTGTAACATTCCCGCCTTTTCTTTCATTTCTAAAATTAGACTCCGCTTTAAATAAGGTTTAAATCCATTAGCTAATGCCCGTACGCCCCTTGATAATGCTTCACGCAGAAATAAATATCGTAGGCGTCTTTAGGTTTTCCTCTGCCTAACGCTGCAGTTTTCATAACTAAAAAGGGAATTATGGAAACAACCCTAGCTGTACCGGAATCACCCGCCCCATCGGGGCGTTTCGCTTCTAATACAATTTCTGTTGCCCCTACTTCAAAAGCAAAATTACCACCTTTAGCTTTTAATGCTTTTAATCCTTGAATATGTTGACCTCTTTTGCTTTCATTTGTACCACCATACAAAAAGGCGAGTATATCTAAGTCAACCTCATAAGTTTGGGCTTCGTCAAACCCTTCCTTACCTGTGCCTCCACTGACAATGATATATTGAAAATATTTGTCTTTATAGAGTTCTGCGGCTTTATCTAATCTGCCCTGCAATCTTTGTGACGGAGTTCCATCCAATTCAACCTTATTTCCTAAAACGATCCCAACATCACACTGACCCAGGTTATCGACTAATCCATCAATCGTGATCAAAATAGTATGTGATAGAAACCATAGTAGACCGGCAATTATTATTACTTTTAAAAACCTCTTCAGCATCATTTACCTCTCTGCAAAGAATTCTCCGAAAAAACGGTGTCCCCTAAAGCCTGATAATAAATCCGGTCTTTTTCCCCCTTTCAAATCCTACTTTTTCATAGAATTTAAGAGCTTCCTCGCCCCTGCCCGACATCAGCATCACTTTATAGCAGCCTTCTCCCTGCGCAATTTCCAGTGCTTTTTTCAGCAACCTTGTACCATATCCTTTATTGCGATAACCCTCGTACGTAACGACATTTTCGATCAATCCATACGGCTTTGCTCCCCTTGTCAGATTATTAACAATCACAAGGACACCATCTTCTTCATGGGTGCAAATGTTATTCCATCCTTCGTAGCTTGTTGTCCTGTTACTTCAAACCCAAGTTTTTTATATATTTCAACTGCATATGGCGACGAATTTACACTTATCTCGCCAATCTCTGATTTTTTCTGAACACACTTCTTTAAAGCTTCTGAAAAAAGGGCTTTGGCAATTCCCCTGCCGTGATATGCTTTATTAACAAAAAGCAGGCTGATATGACTATGGTCCCTCATCGCTATGACGCCTACAAGTTCTTCGCCGTCAAAACAGCCTGATATAAAAAATCTTCCGCTTTCCAGTAATATTTTAAGTTCTTCCGGCTGTATGAATTTTCTAAATGTATCAATCCCCTCCTGAGAATAGCCAGGCGCGACATATTGTGAAAAAACAATCCATATAAGGCTTGAAGCCTCGGCTAAATTATCGGGTTTTAATTCTCTGATTTCCATCTCTGTTCCTTTAACCTGCTCCCTTATATCGTTTATAATTGGTTAAATAACCCAAGGTTATAACTGGAAATTTATTTCTAATATAACATGGTGTGTAACCAACTTCCATGTTTTTTATGATCATTTTGTTTGTTTATAAAAATTCTCTGATTTCAGTCCAAATCTTACTCAATAATACAAAAAAGACGCTGTTTGAATCTGGCATCTCCTTGACGGCAGGCCATATTTCTAAAAAGCATCTATAATGATAAATTAACTCTCAAATCAGTATCTGTAAGTAATCCCGGATTGAAAGCATTAACGGTAATCTGTTTTCATATGAATCGCCTTTCATTGAGTACGTAGACAGGTACAGACAAGCCCTGATTATTAGGGCTTCGTACTACATTACTTTTCCCCGTCTAGCTCCCGGTTAATTCTTTCCTCAATTTCCTGATCGGTCAGATCATACGCGTCCATCAATTCCCTGGCCCTTTGTCTTTGTTCATAGTAGTAGGCGCGTTTTCTCCGCCTGAGTTCTGAGATATCACTGCCCCTATCATCGGTCCAGTCAATGTTCCGTCGACCTCTGATCGCTTTAAAGAAAAAATACGAAAGCGACGCTGTGACGACCAGCATCAAAAGCGCCGTTAACGGACTTCCAAAACCAAAACCTACGATCATGATTAACCTCCACCCATAAATCACCATGATTGTATCACAATGGCAATTTATTTCGTATAATACCTTAGCATGGTCAACGCTATATCTTCTTTCTTTATCTTATCATATTTCTGTTGAGTTTTAATGCTCCAAATCAGGTACCCGGTACGAATTAATTGAGGGAGATCAACATGAGTAATATGTTGTTTACCAACCATATATCTTTGGCAGCAGCTGCAAACGATCCGCGTTATTTTTCTATGGCCAGAGGGAATTACGGTAATCCCCGGACAGTTTCATTCCCGTATCCCCACACGGGACAGACAGGACAGCCAAGGGCCGTACTTCCGGCGGCATTTTTACCTGGTACCGTTCTACCGGCTGCAAATCTGCCAGGTACACTTCCGCCGGGCTCGGTTCTGCGAAGTCCTGTTTCCCCCTCTTCTATTCTTCCAGTTTCTTATCAAAACGGCTATCCGATGCTTGCTGCCCCGCAGATGACTGTCTCTGCAAATAATCTGAATAAGATCCTAATCGCCATTTTACTTCTTGTTTCCCTGGACTTGGTGTTTGTCCGGCCGGGCCGCTCTTTGCCTTCCATGGCATCGCGGCACTAGGCCGTCCATGGCCGTCGCCGCTCTTTGCCCTCCATGGCATCGCGGCACTAGGCCGTCCGTGGCCGTCGCCGAGCCTTGTCTTTCGTGACCATCCGTCTAGGGATTTGTTCTTTCTTTAGGCTGTTTTCCCTTCGTTTGTTTATCCTTAGGCTGCCTGATTCGGTCCTTTGGTTTGAAGATACTCGGTCTAAGGTTGTTAATCGGGACCGGATTACGTATCAGGATTGTGGACAGCGCCTTGATATCCATTGGAATCAATGGCCAGAGATACGGTACACCAAAAGAATTGGTCCGCAGCAGAACAAATAAAACAAGCAAAACGCCCGCTCCAAATCCCCAGAAATTAAACAGCCCGGCAGCCAGGACAAGGAATAGGCGGACAAGCCTGTTAGCCTGAGCCAGTTCATAACTTGGTGTCGCAAATGTCCCGACTGCCGCAATAGCGGTATACATCACAACCTCCGGTGTAAACAGCCCGACCTGTATCGCCACATCACCCATCATGAACACCGCGATTAAACCCAGGGCTGTAGCCAGAGGCGAAGGGGTATGAATCGCCGCCATCCGCAGCATATCGATTGACAATTCTCCCATTAGCACCTGAAACAACAAAGGAATTCTAGCCGGTTCTTGTACTCCGATAAATTTAAGTCCCTCGGGAAGCAGCTGCGGATTCAAAGCGGCAGCGAGCCAAAGCGGCGTAAGAAATACGGACAGAAATATCGCGATAAACCTGACCCACCGCAAATACATACCCACAACCGGCTCTTGGCGGTATTCTTCCGCATGCTGGACATGGTGCCAGAACGTACACGGCGCGATGATAATACTCGGAGAAGTGTCGACCATCACAATAACATTGCCTTCAAGCAAATGTATTGCTGCCACATCAGGTCTTTCCGTGTACCTGACCCTCGGAAACGGATTCCAGAATTTGCTTCCTAGAATAAATTCCTCAACTGTTTTTTCCGCCATAGGAATCCCGTCTATTTTTATATTTTTAATTTCTTTTTCAATGTATTCCACCATTTTAGGATTCGTAATATCTTCGATATAAGCAATGCAAACATCCGTTTTGGAACGGCTGCCTGCTTTCACGAGCTTCATCCGCAATCCCGGATCACGCAGGCGGCGACGAATCAGGATGGTATTAAAAACCAACGTCTCCGTGAAACCATCACGTGAACCCCTCGTTACCCGCTCAATATCCGGTTCCTGAGGCATGCGGCCCGGGTAAGTCCTGAGATCCACAATGATAGCCTGCGTTCTTCCCTCAATCAGTATCGCCATTGTTCCGGATAATAGAAAGTAGATGACTTCATCCATGGCTTCGACTTCCGAAACCTGCAGATCAACTATTTTGGACTTTACAAGCTTGTCTACCGCATTCACGGCGAGTTCCACGCGTTCGATCTGCGAAAGCACTTGCAGGATCATATTGCTGGCAGGTCTGCTGATCATTCCATTAACGGAATAGATTGCAATCTTTTTACCGCCGATGTTCATTTCCCGAAGTACAATGTCAAAGCTTTCAGGTACACCGAGTTTTTGATTCAAATAAGTGACGTTTTCCTGATAGTTTTTGGAAATGCTCATTGTCGTTTCTGCTGTTGAGCTCATATCATCAACCTTTCGGATTAAATACAATTGCTGTCAGATATCCGAACAATACCGCAACGGCAATTCCTGTTGCACCGGTCTGAACACCGCCGGCCAGAACCCCAAGTATGCCGCCGCTTTGTGCTCCTTCGATCGCACCTTTGACCAGCGTATATCCAAAACCGGAAAGCGGTACGGTTGCACCGGCACCTCCGATTTTGACCAGAGGTTCATAAAGCCCCAGTCCGCCAAGAATAACTCCACCGGTCACGTACCCGACCAGTACATGTGCCGGCGTGATTTTGGCTTTCGTCAAATCCATCAGCAGCTGTCCGGCGACGCACAGAAGTCCGCCAACCAGAAAAGCAGGTAAAATGTTATTCAGCATCCAAAGACCTCCCTTAACTCATTTCAATCGACACAGCATGACCAATTGCCGGCATGGATTCACCCTGTTGGGATGATACAGAACTATGAAGGCTTCCGCTTCCGACAAACAAGATCTTTTGCAGTTCACGGCTATTCAATTTATTCAGGAGATACCCTGTCAGCACGACCGCGGAACAGCCGCACCCGCTCCCGCCGGCATGTGTATCCTGTTCGCTGCTGTAAATCATCACGCCGCAATCTGAGAAGTTATTGGACAGCTGCAGGCCGCTTCGTTTCAAAACCTCAAGCAAAAGCTGAAACCCGACCATCCCAAGATCTCCGGTAATAATCATGTCATAGTAATCCGGCTGACGACTGAGGTCCTGAAAA from Dehalobacter sp. carries:
- a CDS encoding FAD-dependent oxidoreductase; amino-acid sequence: MDKNKKIIIVGAGCAGLTTAHKLMKEGYTNFEILERNPVGGGRMLTYKENGYSCDLAAQVVHPGYKYAKNLIHELGMDDQLCTVKLSQMLIDDGEKLIPTIPTGTPELDKYNAEWMAKMGPENFMRLAADIKALCDNEKYHEGSVEWGIHLDNKGNFRDYIVDNYGEGVLKGFVEPVLSAIGLVHPENTGVIFGSMIMWTMLAGAADVLANGVGSLAEAIIKKCGDKVKTGVEVQEIVIKDGKAVGVKTKSGFMPADAVVCAASANKALKILPNAPESIRSALSKVTYCPTITTLLFLDRDKARFPYDATGALLMRSNGNPMGAISLSSSKTERCVPPGKECILMCLYEEGARKLWNASDEEVLNEVMRYMGRIMPETVNAIEGIHTARFAEGNYIMEPGCATAIKYMRENHYKDVEGLYLCGEYMYTGSYESAIAAGGRTAQVIMGQLEHI
- a CDS encoding acyl-CoA/acyl-ACP dehydrogenase, whose protein sequence is MSDLHGAMPGIATGGEGYGYTEEEWLLKKNVRQFCEEFIDPRFRESFKAETADPLLKEFIKKFGDKGYLRIFVPEELGGYGQRLTAQTIILEEVARVNGGLAIHTGENGGFALLLALELPAAFAKWGEALLSGELIIADAENSPEGQCNYSEHADIGRLEGDEWVINGTKVFSSGASFCDVLMVTGLVDGDMHRWAMDAKNTPGLKITPNPEMGNSPMYGAIELNNVRVPKEFGAKTGTVINRKKVDAVPRGKGNAVTSAALAMGAMGAAFDKTVEYLKHRTTNFQPLASLGSIQYKLALMKSKIEASRSFLIAATRMIETNHKDAVVYAPLAKAYICDTAREITSDCIQLWGCAGYNPDTGIERHLRDAVGFAIGVSTSEMQLATAAKYMRLPGAEFECV
- a CDS encoding ATP-binding protein; this encodes MSSINPLKETIKLYAKQLRTPTFSGYENIIRQLSPGDGYDKFLCELMKAELRQRQEAGQLRRIRKAGFPVVKTLDEFDFTRLEHVSEGYIQELASCDFIKNRQNIVMIGNPGSGKTHTSLGIRQ
- a CDS encoding YdcF family protein; the protein is MMLKRFLKVIIIAGLLWFLSHTILITIDGLVDNLGQCDVGIVLGNKVELDGTPSQRLQGRLDKAAELYKDKYFQYIIVSGGTGKEGFDEAQTYEVDLDILAFLYGGTNESKRGQHIQGLKALKAKGGNFAFEVGATEIVLEAKRPDGAGDSGTARVVSIIPFLVMKTAALGRGKPKDAYDIYFCVKHYQGAYGH
- a CDS encoding GNAT family N-acetyltransferase, whose product is MIVNNLTRGAKPYGLIENVVTYEGYRNKGYGTRLLKKALEIAQGEGCYKVMLMSGRGEEALKFYEKVGFERGKKTGFIIRL
- a CDS encoding GNAT family N-acetyltransferase; protein product: MEIRELKPDNLAEASSLIWIVFSQYVAPGYSQEGIDTFRKFIQPEELKILLESGRFFISGCFDGEELVGVIAMRDHSHISLLFVNKAYHGRGIAKALFSEALKKCVQKKSEIGEISVNSSPYAVEIYKKLGFEVTGQQATKDGITFAPMKKMVSL
- a CDS encoding spore germination protein, with translation MSSTAETTMSISKNYQENVTYLNQKLGVPESFDIVLREMNIGGKKIAIYSVNGMISRPASNMILQVLSQIERVELAVNAVDKLVKSKIVDLQVSEVEAMDEVIYFLLSGTMAILIEGRTQAIIVDLRTYPGRMPQEPDIERVTRGSRDGFTETLVFNTILIRRRLRDPGLRMKLVKAGSRSKTDVCIAYIEDITNPKMVEYIEKEIKNIKIDGIPMAEKTVEEFILGSKFWNPFPRVRYTERPDVAAIHLLEGNVIVMVDTSPSIIIAPCTFWHHVQHAEEYRQEPVVGMYLRWVRFIAIFLSVFLTPLWLAAALNPQLLPEGLKFIGVQEPARIPLLFQVLMGELSIDMLRMAAIHTPSPLATALGLIAVFMMGDVAIQVGLFTPEVVMYTAIAAVGTFATPSYELAQANRLVRLFLVLAAGLFNFWGFGAGVLLVLFVLLRTNSFGVPYLWPLIPMDIKALSTILIRNPVPINNLRPSIFKPKDRIRQPKDKQTKGKQPKERTNP
- the spoVAE gene encoding stage V sporulation protein AE, whose product is MLNNILPAFLVGGLLCVAGQLLMDLTKAKITPAHVLVGYVTGGVILGGLGLYEPLVKIGGAGATVPLSGFGYTLVKGAIEGAQSGGILGVLAGGVQTGATGIAVAVLFGYLTAIVFNPKG